A stretch of Neisseria subflava DNA encodes these proteins:
- a CDS encoding Glu/Leu/Phe/Val family dehydrogenase codes for MSASAVKETLNPFEIAQKQVKTACDRLNADPAVFEILKKPQRVLEVNFPVKLDNGTVENFTGYRSQHNNAVGPYKGGVRFHPNVNMDEVKALSIWMTIKCCVAGIPYGGGKGGITLDPRNYSEAELERIARAYSEAISPLIGEKIDIPAPDVNTNGKIMSWMVDAYENVVKHSAPGVFTGKPVEFGGSLARTEATGYGVNFAAVQALEKLGKDVKGATYAIQGFGNVGYHTGYYAHKAGAKIVAVSTVDVAIYNENGLDMEAIIKEFQTKGFITNEAGYGKEISNAELLALDVDVLAPCALENQLTSENAGKVRAKIVVEGANGPTTPEADVILRQNGVLVVPDILANCGGVVVSYFEWVQNLQGYYWEFDEVQEKETVVLRRAFRDIWNLAQEYDVDLRTASYMMSIRRVEKAMKLRGWY; via the coding sequence ATGTCCGCATCTGCTGTAAAAGAAACGCTGAATCCGTTTGAAATTGCGCAAAAACAAGTGAAAACTGCCTGCGACCGTCTGAATGCCGATCCAGCAGTATTTGAAATCTTGAAAAAGCCGCAACGTGTTTTGGAAGTCAACTTCCCTGTCAAACTCGACAACGGTACAGTAGAAAACTTCACCGGCTACCGTTCACAACACAATAATGCCGTCGGCCCTTACAAAGGCGGCGTGCGTTTCCATCCTAATGTGAATATGGACGAGGTTAAAGCCCTGTCTATCTGGATGACCATCAAATGCTGCGTGGCCGGTATTCCTTACGGCGGCGGTAAAGGCGGTATTACTTTGGATCCGCGTAACTATTCCGAAGCGGAATTGGAACGCATCGCCCGCGCTTATTCCGAAGCTATTTCTCCGCTAATCGGCGAGAAAATCGATATTCCTGCACCTGATGTGAATACCAACGGCAAAATCATGTCTTGGATGGTTGATGCCTATGAAAACGTGGTGAAACATTCTGCACCGGGCGTGTTCACCGGCAAACCGGTTGAGTTTGGCGGTTCCTTGGCGCGTACCGAAGCCACCGGTTACGGCGTAAACTTCGCCGCTGTCCAAGCTTTGGAAAAACTGGGCAAAGACGTGAAGGGTGCCACTTACGCCATTCAAGGTTTCGGTAATGTGGGCTACCACACCGGTTACTATGCACACAAAGCCGGTGCGAAAATCGTTGCCGTATCTACAGTTGACGTTGCCATCTACAACGAAAACGGCTTGGATATGGAAGCAATCATCAAAGAATTCCAAACCAAAGGTTTCATCACCAACGAAGCCGGCTACGGCAAAGAAATCAGCAATGCCGAACTTTTGGCTTTGGATGTGGACGTACTCGCCCCTTGCGCGCTGGAAAACCAACTGACTTCTGAAAACGCCGGTAAAGTCCGCGCGAAAATCGTGGTTGAAGGCGCAAACGGCCCGACTACTCCAGAAGCAGACGTTATCCTGCGTCAAAACGGCGTATTGGTTGTTCCTGATATTTTGGCAAACTGCGGCGGCGTGGTGGTATCCTATTTCGAATGGGTACAAAACCTGCAAGGCTACTACTGGGAGTTTGACGAAGTTCAAGAGAAAGAAACCGTTGTCTTGCGCCGTGCGTTCCGCGATATTTGGAACTTGGCTCAAGAATACGATGTCGACCTGCGTACCGCTTCTTACATGATGAGTATCCGTCGTGTTGAAAAAGCAATGAAACTGCGCGGCTGGTATTAA
- a CDS encoding phosphoglycolate phosphatase, which translates to MTTAALEHVQAVAFDLDGTLCDSVPDLAAAAQAMCAHLGLPVLPTQTVESYVGDGISKLVHRVITNDREKETAPEIWEKGFVFFMKYYREHLSDFTRPYPETEAGLGLLKSLGIPLVVITNKNEILAAELLKQLNLDGYFSLVLGGDSLTEKKPSPLPLQHAAEVLGIDVANMLMVGDSKNDILAAKAAGCFSVGVTFGYGDMTLLSQDKATKPDLLIRALPEIYENLQPQKNKDEE; encoded by the coding sequence ATGACCACTGCTGCTTTAGAACACGTCCAAGCCGTTGCCTTTGATTTGGACGGTACCTTATGTGATTCCGTTCCCGATTTGGCCGCAGCAGCCCAAGCCATGTGTGCGCACTTGGGTTTACCTGTTTTACCTACCCAAACGGTTGAAAGTTATGTCGGTGACGGCATCAGCAAGTTGGTTCATCGCGTCATTACCAATGATCGTGAAAAAGAAACCGCTCCCGAAATCTGGGAAAAAGGCTTTGTGTTCTTTATGAAATATTATCGCGAGCATTTGAGCGACTTTACCCGCCCCTACCCTGAAACCGAAGCCGGCCTCGGCCTGCTCAAGTCCTTGGGTATTCCTCTAGTTGTCATTACCAACAAAAATGAAATTCTGGCTGCTGAGTTGCTGAAACAGCTTAATCTCGATGGCTACTTCAGCTTGGTTCTCGGCGGCGACAGCCTGACCGAGAAAAAACCCAGCCCATTGCCGCTTCAACATGCGGCCGAAGTTTTGGGCATCGACGTTGCCAATATGCTGATGGTGGGCGACTCTAAAAATGACATTCTTGCTGCCAAAGCAGCCGGTTGTTTCAGCGTCGGCGTAACATTCGGCTACGGCGACATGACCTTGCTCTCCCAAGACAAAGCGACCAAACCTGATTTGTTGATTCGCGCCCTGCCTGAAATCTACGAAAATCTGCAACCGCAAAAAAACAAAGACGAAGAATAA
- a CDS encoding DUF3108 domain-containing protein, with amino-acid sequence MNPIKTTLLTLSLLTASVGAQAAELPQSAVLQYSGSYGIPATMTFTRSGNQYKIVSTIKVPLYNIRFESGGSINGTTLHPSYYKDVRGGKLYAEAKFSGGNITYGKAGDLKTEKSGPAMDLFTLAWQLAANDVRLPSGLKITNGKKLYTVGSMNKIGSESYKLNGGTTPVSKYRVRRGDDTVTYSFASDIDNIPAQISYTDDGKTYNLKLTSVKINGKVVKP; translated from the coding sequence ATGAATCCGATTAAAACAACCTTGCTGACACTTTCCCTGCTCACAGCCTCCGTCGGCGCGCAAGCCGCTGAATTGCCGCAATCTGCCGTTTTACAATACTCAGGCAGCTACGGTATTCCTGCGACCATGACCTTTACACGCAGCGGCAACCAATACAAAATCGTCTCTACCATCAAAGTACCGCTTTACAATATCCGCTTTGAATCCGGCGGCAGCATCAACGGCACGACCCTGCATCCGTCTTACTACAAAGATGTACGCGGCGGTAAATTGTATGCCGAGGCCAAATTCTCCGGCGGCAACATCACTTACGGCAAAGCAGGTGATTTGAAAACCGAAAAATCCGGCCCGGCCATGGACTTGTTTACTTTGGCATGGCAACTGGCCGCCAATGACGTACGCCTGCCGTCGGGTTTGAAAATTACCAACGGTAAAAAACTGTACACCGTCGGCAGCATGAACAAAATCGGTAGCGAAAGCTATAAACTGAACGGCGGTACAACGCCTGTGAGCAAATATCGCGTCCGCCGTGGCGACGATACCGTTACTTACTCTTTTGCTTCCGATATCGACAATATCCCTGCGCAAATCAGCTATACCGATGACGGCAAAACCTACAACTTGAAACTGACTTCCGTCAAAATCAACGGTAAAGTAGTGAAACCGTAA
- a CDS encoding FKBP-type peptidyl-prolyl cis-trans isomerase yields MNKTFKFSALALSALLALTACNQKDTAAKDAPAASAASNATADASAIGSTAQQASYAMGVDIGRSLKQMKDQGTEIDLKVFTEAMEAMFEGKEVKMTEAQAQEVMMKFLQEQQEKATAKRAEDAKVNLEKGEAFLKENATKEGVKTSASGLQYKITKEGEGKKPTKDDVVTVEYEGRLIDGTVFDSSKANGGPVSFPVSQVIPGWTEGIQLLKEGGEATFYIPAKLAYREVGAGDKIGPNATLVFDVKLVKVGAPDAAAQQPVQVDVQKVQ; encoded by the coding sequence ATGAACAAAACTTTCAAATTCAGCGCATTGGCTTTGTCTGCTTTGTTGGCACTGACTGCTTGCAACCAAAAAGATACTGCCGCTAAAGACGCTCCTGCTGCTTCCGCAGCTTCAAATGCGACTGCAGATGCTTCTGCCATCGGTTCTACTGCCCAACAAGCCAGCTACGCAATGGGTGTGGACATCGGCCGTTCATTGAAACAAATGAAAGACCAAGGTACGGAAATCGATTTGAAAGTCTTCACTGAAGCCATGGAAGCCATGTTTGAAGGTAAAGAAGTTAAAATGACTGAAGCTCAAGCTCAGGAAGTGATGATGAAATTCCTGCAAGAGCAACAAGAAAAAGCTACTGCCAAACGTGCTGAAGATGCCAAAGTAAACTTGGAAAAAGGCGAAGCGTTCTTGAAAGAAAACGCGACTAAAGAAGGCGTGAAAACCAGCGCTTCCGGTCTGCAATACAAAATCACCAAAGAAGGCGAAGGCAAAAAACCGACTAAAGACGACGTGGTTACCGTTGAATACGAAGGCCGTCTGATTGATGGTACCGTGTTTGACAGCAGCAAAGCCAACGGCGGCCCAGTAAGCTTCCCTGTAAGCCAAGTAATTCCAGGTTGGACTGAAGGTATCCAGCTCTTGAAAGAAGGTGGCGAAGCAACATTCTACATCCCTGCTAAATTGGCTTACCGCGAAGTTGGCGCCGGCGATAAAATCGGCCCGAACGCTACTTTGGTATTCGACGTGAAACTGGTTAAAGTCGGCGCGCCTGATGCTGCTGCGCAACAACCTGTACAAGTTGACGTACAAAAAGTTCAATAA
- the purN gene encoding phosphoribosylglycinamide formyltransferase: MKNIVILISGRGSNMQAIVNANIPDANIAAVLSNSETAAGLAWAAERGIVTDSLNHKNFDSRLAFDQAMMEKIDAYQPDLVVLAGFMRILTPEFCAHYENRLINIHPSILPSFTGLHTHERALEAGCRVAGCTIHFVTPELDCGPIISQGIVPILDGDTADDVAARVLTVEHQLFPQAVADFVEGRLKIEGNRVLNAQHNAAGQSLLA; encoded by the coding sequence ATGAAAAATATCGTCATCCTTATTTCCGGACGCGGCAGCAATATGCAGGCGATTGTGAATGCCAATATTCCCGATGCCAACATTGCAGCCGTATTGAGCAACAGCGAGACCGCAGCCGGATTGGCATGGGCGGCAGAACGCGGTATTGTCACTGACAGTTTGAACCATAAAAACTTCGACTCGCGTCTGGCATTTGATCAGGCCATGATGGAGAAAATCGATGCCTATCAGCCAGATTTGGTTGTATTGGCGGGCTTTATGCGTATTTTGACTCCGGAGTTCTGCGCACATTATGAAAACCGCCTGATCAATATCCATCCGTCCATTCTGCCTTCTTTCACCGGTCTGCACACCCACGAACGCGCATTGGAAGCAGGTTGCCGAGTGGCAGGCTGCACCATCCATTTCGTGACGCCCGAGCTGGATTGCGGCCCGATTATTTCGCAAGGCATTGTTCCTATTTTGGACGGCGATACCGCTGACGATGTTGCCGCACGCGTGCTGACGGTTGAACACCAGCTGTTTCCGCAAGCCGTTGCCGATTTTGTTGAAGGCCGTCTGAAAATCGAAGGCAACCGCGTTTTGAATGCACAACACAATGCCGCCGGTCAAAGCCTGCTGGCTTGA
- the recX gene encoding recombination regulator RecX has translation MKLPKTLRARALDILSRQEVSRVGLKRKLAPHAESEEELEKVLDEFAERNWQSDQRYAEAYIHSKSNRYGTLRLKQALAQQGIDADDCREFLPDREDELQTAISVLRKKFKQEAQDLKEKQKQARFLAYRGFGADTIQTALKTAWNEDEDFYQ, from the coding sequence ATGAAACTTCCCAAAACCTTACGCGCCCGCGCCTTGGATATTCTTTCCCGTCAGGAAGTCAGCCGTGTCGGCTTGAAACGCAAACTGGCTCCCCACGCTGAAAGCGAAGAAGAATTGGAAAAGGTTTTGGACGAATTCGCCGAACGGAATTGGCAATCCGACCAGCGTTATGCAGAAGCCTATATTCACAGCAAGAGCAACCGTTACGGCACGCTCCGCCTCAAGCAAGCCTTGGCGCAACAAGGTATCGATGCAGACGACTGTCGGGAATTCTTACCCGACAGGGAGGACGAGCTGCAAACCGCCATTTCCGTCTTGCGTAAAAAATTCAAGCAAGAAGCTCAAGATTTGAAAGAAAAACAAAAACAAGCGCGTTTCCTTGCCTATCGCGGCTTTGGCGCCGACACCATTCAGACGGCCTTAAAAACCGCGTGGAATGAAGACGAAGACTTCTATCAATAA
- a CDS encoding RelA/SpoT family protein — MPAPLPTALYDPLTAEARELLFRTASYLNTNEQAELERAVAYAFHAHDGQTRKSGEPYITHPLAVATQLAIWHMDVQGLCAGVMHDVLEDTGVTKVEMAAEFGDTIAEMVDGLSKLEKLKFEDHAEHQAESFRKLILAMTKDVRVIVVKLADRLHNMRTLGSMRPEKRRRIAKETLEIYAQIANRIGLNNAYQELQDLSFQNLHPRRYETLKKAMDNSRKNRRDVVGKVLRAFSQRLVGVNIEAKIKGREKNLYSIHQKMLAKKLRFAEVMDIYGFRVIVNNIPACYAALGALHNLYHPKPGRFKDYIAIPKSNGYQSLHTTLVGPYGLPIEVQIRTREMDAVAEGGIAGHWIYKSGENTPDQAVLHMNRWMKNILDLQASSSNAIEFLEHVKVDLFPNEVYIVTPKGDILTLPKGATPIDFAYAVHTNIGHKTVAARINNVMMPLRTKLKTGDTVEIITSEHAKPNVAWLNFAVSSRARSAIRQYIKNLNRHDAVVLGENLLQKALSSLLPKDILLSDDLKEKYLADLNTKQTSFEEVLYNVGMGHTLPVHVAMHIAELAGQHFGSTVKLSPIKVNDQETGRIHFAECCHPIPGDAIRALLVKDKGMIIHRDTCQTLVKADPEEQLDAGWDSLRNQTYRTILNVKSEDAHGLLASMAQAISNSGADIESVDTPTKAQAGTEGFVEFKFTIKVKDLDQVNQIIHEMHANPNIRKVIRG, encoded by the coding sequence ATGCCAGCCCCACTGCCTACCGCCCTCTATGATCCGTTGACAGCAGAAGCGCGCGAGCTTCTGTTTCGCACCGCATCCTATCTCAATACCAACGAGCAGGCCGAGCTTGAAAGAGCCGTTGCCTACGCTTTCCACGCCCATGACGGACAAACCCGTAAAAGCGGCGAACCCTACATCACCCATCCCCTTGCCGTTGCCACGCAGCTTGCGATTTGGCACATGGATGTTCAAGGTCTCTGCGCAGGCGTTATGCACGATGTATTGGAAGATACGGGTGTAACCAAAGTCGAAATGGCGGCAGAATTCGGCGATACCATTGCTGAAATGGTAGACGGTCTCTCCAAGCTGGAAAAACTCAAATTTGAAGATCATGCCGAGCATCAGGCGGAAAGTTTCCGCAAGCTTATCCTCGCCATGACTAAAGACGTGCGCGTCATCGTCGTCAAACTTGCCGACCGATTGCACAATATGCGCACCCTTGGCTCTATGCGTCCGGAAAAACGCCGCCGCATCGCCAAAGAAACCCTCGAAATCTATGCTCAAATCGCCAATCGCATTGGCCTGAACAATGCGTATCAAGAGCTTCAAGACTTATCGTTCCAAAACCTCCACCCAAGACGCTACGAAACCCTGAAAAAAGCCATGGACAACAGCCGCAAAAATCGCCGCGATGTTGTCGGTAAAGTGTTGCGTGCATTCAGTCAGCGTTTGGTTGGTGTCAATATTGAAGCCAAAATCAAAGGCCGCGAGAAAAACTTATACAGCATCCATCAAAAAATGCTGGCTAAAAAGCTGCGTTTTGCAGAAGTGATGGATATCTATGGCTTTCGGGTCATCGTAAACAACATTCCTGCCTGTTACGCCGCGTTGGGCGCATTGCATAATTTATACCACCCCAAGCCCGGCCGTTTCAAAGACTATATCGCCATTCCGAAAAGCAACGGCTACCAAAGCCTGCACACAACCTTGGTCGGCCCTTATGGTTTGCCGATCGAAGTGCAAATCCGTACGCGTGAAATGGACGCTGTGGCTGAGGGCGGTATTGCCGGCCATTGGATTTACAAATCTGGTGAAAACACTCCGGACCAAGCCGTCCTCCATATGAACCGATGGATGAAAAATATTCTTGACCTGCAAGCCAGTAGCTCAAATGCCATCGAGTTTCTGGAGCATGTCAAAGTCGATTTGTTCCCTAACGAAGTCTATATCGTTACCCCGAAAGGCGATATCCTTACCTTGCCGAAAGGTGCGACGCCGATTGACTTTGCCTATGCCGTACACACCAATATCGGTCATAAAACCGTTGCCGCGCGTATCAATAACGTCATGATGCCGCTGCGCACCAAGCTGAAAACCGGCGATACGGTAGAAATCATTACTTCCGAGCATGCCAAGCCTAATGTAGCATGGCTGAACTTTGCCGTTTCCAGCCGTGCGCGCAGCGCCATCCGCCAATACATTAAAAATCTGAATCGTCACGATGCCGTTGTTTTAGGTGAAAACCTGCTGCAAAAAGCTTTATCCAGTCTGTTGCCTAAAGACATCCTGCTTTCAGACGACCTCAAAGAAAAATACCTTGCCGATCTGAATACCAAACAAACCTCGTTTGAAGAGGTTCTTTACAATGTCGGTATGGGGCATACTTTGCCGGTACACGTTGCCATGCACATTGCCGAGTTGGCAGGCCAACATTTTGGCAGCACGGTCAAGCTCAGTCCGATCAAAGTCAACGATCAGGAAACCGGCCGGATTCATTTTGCCGAATGTTGCCATCCGATTCCCGGCGATGCGATCCGCGCCTTATTGGTCAAAGACAAGGGTATGATTATCCACCGTGATACCTGCCAAACTTTGGTCAAAGCCGATCCGGAAGAGCAACTCGATGCGGGCTGGGACAGTTTGCGCAATCAAACGTACCGCACCATCCTCAATGTCAAATCCGAAGATGCGCATGGTTTGCTTGCCTCAATGGCGCAAGCGATTTCCAATTCCGGTGCGGACATCGAATCTGTCGATACGCCGACCAAAGCGCAAGCAGGAACAGAAGGTTTTGTAGAATTTAAATTCACAATTAAAGTTAAAGACTTGGATCAGGTTAATCAGATTATTCATGAAATGCATGCCAATCCGAATATCCGCAAAGTGATTCGAGGATAA